A genomic window from Sphingobacterium sp. BN32 includes:
- a CDS encoding efflux RND transporter permease subunit, which translates to MLKSIIKKPVLATVISVLLVILGIVGMVSLPITKFPDIAPPTVMVIATYPGANAEAISRSVAPPLENAINGVENMDYISSVASNDGTLQITVIFKLGTDPDQAAINVQNRVAQVTNQLPVEVVQTGITTIKRQNSQIAIISLTSEDGSLDDLFIENYAKINILPELKRIKGVGDAMAWGNKDYSMRVWLDPAKLNAYNLTPFEVSNAIQSQNLEAAPGRFGERTDEAMEYVMRYRGKFTEPEQYENIVVRALNDGSVLRLKDVATVEFAAYNYAISSKSDKKQSVSMAVFQMAGSNANEVQIEVMEKMKELSRSFPDKMIYQIPFATKDSLDQSIDQVIMTLIEAFVLVFLVVFIFLQDFRSTLIPAIAVPVSIVGTFFFMNLFGFSINILTLFALVLAIGIVVDDAIVVVEAVHAKMEKKKLNARAATVSAMSEISGAIVSITLVMSAVFIPVSFMEGSTGLFYQQFALTLAIAIVISAINALTLSPALCALFLKQHHTEDGEHKKLGFKDRFFAGFNASFNKMTNRYGKSILFLIKRKWVAFSIMAVFGGLFAWMSMVTPTGFIPDEDQNFIIATVNLPPGASIDRTADVVNKAEDVLVHHPATDNVMSVTGLGLFSGANASNAATFFVKLKKPKERGDVHNIDEVIGQLTGILSQDKRANFLVVNTPTVDGFGNTSGIELVLQDRTNGELHNLGNASYAMMGALMQRPEIMVAYTTFDVSYPQYEVVVDESKAAQLGVTVAEVMGVMQGYYGSIQSSDFNRFGKYYRVLVQATPETRKDEASLNGVFVKNSSGEMVPINTLVTLKRTTGAEVVDRFNLFNSSNLTVMPGWGYSTGQAMTAIEEVSKQVLPPGYTYDYKGMSREESKSGAQSTLIFALCIIFVYFLLAAQYESYVLPLSVLLAIPIGLSGVFIGITFAGISNNIYVQIALVMLIGLLAKNGILIVEFAIQRRRAGKSLLASAIEGAKARLRPILMTSLAFITGLIPLLFVVGPSAMGNHSIGWAAISGMLFGTILGLFITPVLFVVFQYLHEKISGKTVTDADWEY; encoded by the coding sequence ATGCTAAAAAGTATTATAAAAAAACCCGTATTGGCGACAGTTATTTCTGTTCTATTGGTGATATTGGGGATCGTAGGGATGGTCAGCCTTCCTATTACCAAGTTCCCTGACATTGCCCCGCCTACGGTAATGGTCATCGCAACCTATCCCGGAGCCAATGCCGAAGCAATTTCCCGTTCTGTAGCACCTCCATTGGAGAATGCAATCAACGGTGTGGAAAATATGGATTATATCAGTTCGGTTGCCAGTAATGACGGAACATTACAGATTACCGTTATTTTCAAATTGGGAACTGACCCCGATCAAGCGGCTATCAATGTACAGAACCGTGTGGCACAGGTCACGAATCAATTGCCTGTAGAAGTCGTACAGACCGGTATTACTACGATAAAAAGACAGAACAGCCAGATAGCGATTATAAGTTTGACCAGTGAAGACGGTTCGTTGGACGATCTTTTTATAGAGAACTATGCCAAGATCAATATCCTACCCGAGCTGAAAAGGATCAAGGGTGTGGGTGATGCAATGGCATGGGGCAACAAGGATTATTCTATGCGTGTGTGGTTAGACCCCGCCAAGCTGAATGCTTATAATCTAACGCCATTTGAGGTTTCCAATGCTATCCAATCCCAAAACCTCGAAGCCGCCCCCGGTCGTTTCGGTGAGCGCACGGATGAAGCGATGGAGTATGTCATGCGATACAGAGGTAAATTTACAGAACCCGAACAATATGAAAATATTGTAGTACGGGCTTTAAACGATGGTTCCGTATTACGGCTGAAAGATGTGGCAACCGTAGAATTTGCGGCATATAATTATGCCATATCTTCCAAATCGGATAAGAAACAGTCCGTTTCTATGGCTGTTTTCCAGATGGCCGGTTCCAATGCCAACGAGGTGCAGATAGAGGTGATGGAAAAAATGAAAGAGCTGTCCAGATCATTTCCAGATAAAATGATCTATCAGATACCTTTTGCTACCAAAGATTCGCTTGACCAATCCATCGATCAGGTTATAATGACTTTGATTGAGGCTTTTGTTCTGGTATTTTTAGTGGTATTTATCTTCCTTCAGGATTTCCGTTCTACGTTGATACCTGCTATTGCAGTGCCGGTTTCCATTGTAGGTACCTTTTTCTTTATGAACCTCTTTGGCTTTTCGATAAATATACTCACTTTGTTTGCACTCGTGCTGGCGATCGGTATAGTCGTGGATGATGCGATTGTGGTGGTCGAAGCCGTACACGCCAAGATGGAGAAGAAAAAACTCAATGCAAGGGCTGCTACAGTCTCTGCGATGAGTGAAATATCGGGAGCGATTGTTTCCATTACACTGGTGATGTCTGCCGTGTTTATTCCGGTGTCCTTTATGGAGGGTTCGACCGGGCTGTTCTATCAGCAGTTTGCCCTAACCTTGGCCATAGCGATTGTCATTTCGGCTATTAATGCCTTGACATTAAGCCCTGCATTGTGCGCGTTGTTTTTAAAGCAACATCATACGGAAGATGGTGAACATAAAAAGCTCGGTTTTAAAGATCGTTTCTTTGCAGGTTTCAATGCCTCATTCAATAAAATGACCAACAGATATGGAAAATCAATCCTGTTCCTTATCAAGAGAAAATGGGTAGCATTTTCTATCATGGCAGTATTTGGTGGATTGTTTGCGTGGATGTCGATGGTAACGCCAACAGGATTTATTCCTGATGAAGATCAGAATTTTATTATTGCAACGGTAAATCTTCCTCCGGGAGCTTCCATTGACCGTACAGCAGATGTTGTCAATAAAGCGGAAGATGTTCTTGTCCACCATCCGGCGACCGATAATGTGATGTCCGTAACGGGATTGGGTCTATTCAGCGGTGCCAATGCCTCTAATGCAGCGACCTTCTTTGTGAAGCTGAAAAAACCTAAAGAACGCGGGGATGTACATAACATAGATGAAGTAATCGGACAATTGACGGGCATCCTATCGCAGGATAAGAGGGCAAACTTCCTTGTTGTGAACACGCCTACGGTGGATGGTTTTGGTAACACGAGTGGTATAGAATTGGTCTTGCAGGACAGGACCAATGGTGAGCTGCACAACCTTGGGAATGCTTCCTATGCAATGATGGGAGCTTTGATGCAAAGACCGGAAATTATGGTTGCCTATACCACTTTTGATGTTTCCTATCCGCAATATGAAGTGGTCGTGGATGAATCTAAAGCTGCCCAATTGGGTGTAACTGTTGCTGAAGTTATGGGCGTCATGCAGGGATATTACGGTAGTATCCAATCTTCAGACTTTAACCGCTTTGGTAAATATTACAGAGTATTGGTACAAGCAACTCCCGAAACACGTAAGGACGAAGCCTCATTGAACGGTGTTTTTGTAAAAAATAGCAGTGGAGAAATGGTACCTATAAACACGTTGGTTACGTTAAAAAGAACAACGGGCGCCGAAGTCGTGGACAGGTTCAATCTTTTCAACTCTTCCAACCTAACGGTGATGCCCGGCTGGGGATATAGTACGGGACAGGCTATGACGGCTATCGAAGAAGTGAGCAAGCAGGTATTGCCTCCGGGATATACCTATGACTATAAAGGAATGAGCCGCGAGGAAAGCAAGTCAGGTGCGCAATCGACCTTGATTTTTGCCTTGTGTATCATCTTTGTTTACTTCCTGCTTGCAGCACAATACGAAAGTTATGTACTGCCCTTATCGGTGCTGTTAGCTATTCCGATAGGTCTAAGCGGGGTATTTATCGGAATCACCTTTGCCGGTATATCCAACAATATCTATGTACAGATTGCGCTGGTGATGCTGATCGGTCTGTTGGCGAAGAACGGTATCCTGATCGTGGAATTTGCCATTCAACGCAGACGGGCAGGTAAAAGCCTGCTTGCATCTGCCATTGAAGGTGCCAAGGCCCGTCTGCGCCCTATCCTGATGACTTCACTGGCATTTATCACGGGATTGATCCCTTTGCTGTTCGTTGTCGGTCCGTCAGCAATGGGTAACCACTCTATTGGCTGGGCTGCTATTTCAGGGATGCTTTTCGGAACCATTTTAGGACTGTTTATCACACCTGTTCTATTTGTTGTCTTCCAATATCTCCACGAGAAAATAAGCGGTAAAACCGTAACAGACGCAGATTGGGAATATTAA
- a CDS encoding efflux RND transporter periplasmic adaptor subunit, whose product MSKSIRSILLNDPVNPVKPLKNRFFQMGSPGLLLSIFLMTGCGQNNQEGGWNQGAPELPFAVVQQQNVAIEKEYSASIEGIANVEIRPQVSGYLSKVYVDEGEYVKAGQPLFKIDDRVYQEQLRTAQAALTTAKANLLTAKINLDRKKELVSSKVVTDIQIQEAQATYDGAQGAVAQAESAIESSRINVNFSTIKAPVSGYIGRLNYRLGSLLSPTNVESITVLSDIREVYVYFSMSENDFVDFQQRYDGKLNNAPAVDLLISNGSKYELQGKIDAIDGQFSRTTGSITMRAKFSNPKLLLRSGNTGRIVLGQNHDNAILFPISSTMSIQDRIFAYSVDQESKVVQLPIQVSGKSGQNFIVTDGIKPGDKYIVSGFERLQSGDAVVEQKSVPEEHKNSHN is encoded by the coding sequence ATGTCAAAATCAATTCGTTCAATTTTATTAAACGATCCTGTCAATCCTGTTAAACCACTTAAAAACAGATTTTTTCAGATGGGTTCGCCGGGCTTGCTCTTGTCTATATTTTTAATGACAGGTTGCGGGCAGAATAATCAGGAAGGTGGATGGAATCAGGGAGCTCCCGAACTTCCATTCGCTGTGGTGCAACAGCAAAACGTTGCCATTGAAAAAGAATATTCAGCAAGTATAGAAGGTATTGCTAATGTGGAGATCCGTCCTCAGGTATCCGGCTATCTAAGTAAAGTCTATGTAGATGAGGGTGAGTACGTCAAAGCAGGTCAGCCGTTATTTAAGATAGATGACCGTGTCTATCAGGAACAGTTACGGACTGCACAGGCGGCTCTTACCACTGCTAAAGCCAACCTTTTAACTGCAAAAATCAATTTGGACAGAAAAAAGGAATTGGTCAGCAGTAAAGTTGTTACCGATATTCAGATACAGGAAGCGCAAGCAACATATGATGGAGCGCAGGGAGCTGTTGCACAAGCCGAATCGGCAATAGAATCGTCACGGATTAACGTTAATTTCAGCACTATTAAAGCACCGGTAAGCGGATATATCGGAAGATTGAATTACCGTCTGGGAAGTTTGCTTTCTCCTACAAACGTAGAATCGATCACGGTACTTTCGGATATACGGGAAGTGTATGTCTATTTCAGTATGAGCGAAAATGATTTCGTGGATTTCCAGCAAAGATATGACGGCAAACTGAATAATGCACCTGCCGTTGACCTGTTGATTTCAAACGGGAGTAAATATGAGCTACAGGGAAAAATAGATGCCATTGATGGTCAATTCAGCAGAACCACAGGTTCCATTACGATGCGGGCAAAATTCAGCAATCCGAAACTGTTACTCAGAAGTGGTAATACAGGAAGAATTGTACTGGGGCAAAACCATGACAATGCTATACTGTTCCCGATTTCTTCCACAATGAGCATTCAGGACAGGATATTTGCTTATTCCGTTGATCAAGAAAGCAAGGTAGTCCAACTTCCCATTCAGGTTTCAGGAAAATCAGGACAAAATTTCATCGTAACGGACGGAATCAAACCCGGCGATAAATACATTGTTTCAGGCTTTGAAAGGTTACAGTCCGGCGATGCAGTGGTAGAACAAAAATCAGTTCCTGAAGAACATAAAAATTCCCATAACTAA
- a CDS encoding TetR/AcrR family transcriptional regulator → MRESNQYTRKKEPELNRQSIIDAATDIGSETDWSQVTFQAIADRIGLSKGGIIHHFWNKEELLDELMSESLAELTNWIERYKKEHPDKEGATAYLDFVLNERKDESYKKTMRIVLQAILVNPKYRTEWNKWYNKHIIPPEGEMSAKSLAIYLIADGIWYGENMNSHTYSEKDKKRIMNYVKTL, encoded by the coding sequence ATGAGAGAGAGCAATCAATATACAAGAAAGAAAGAACCGGAATTGAACAGGCAATCAATTATAGATGCTGCTACAGATATTGGCTCTGAAACCGACTGGAGCCAAGTTACTTTTCAAGCCATTGCTGATCGTATTGGATTGAGTAAAGGGGGAATCATTCATCATTTCTGGAATAAGGAAGAGCTTTTGGACGAGTTGATGAGTGAAAGTTTAGCGGAACTGACAAACTGGATAGAGCGATATAAGAAAGAGCATCCTGATAAGGAAGGGGCAACGGCATATTTGGATTTTGTATTGAACGAAAGAAAAGATGAAAGTTATAAAAAAACAATGCGAATAGTTCTACAGGCTATTTTGGTAAATCCTAAATACAGAACAGAATGGAACAAATGGTACAATAAACATATTATACCTCCCGAAGGTGAAATGAGCGCCAAAAGTTTGGCTATTTATCTAATTGCAGATGGTATTTGGTATGGCGAAAATATGAATTCACATACCTATTCTGAAAAAGATAAAAAACGGATTATGAACTATGTCAAAACCCTATAA
- a CDS encoding multidrug efflux SMR transporter — MKYLYLALAIIFEVVGSSFIKASDGFSKWLPTTIVAIAYMICFYFLAQALRYIPLGVAYAIWGGLGIVLTATISVLVFKQKLDIPAIIGIVLIVSGVFVMNFFSKSLSH, encoded by the coding sequence ATGAAATATTTGTATTTAGCATTAGCTATAATTTTTGAAGTTGTCGGTTCATCTTTTATAAAAGCGTCAGATGGATTTTCTAAATGGCTCCCTACTACCATTGTTGCCATAGCTTATATGATTTGTTTCTATTTTTTGGCACAAGCTTTAAGGTACATTCCATTGGGAGTTGCTTATGCTATTTGGGGCGGATTGGGAATTGTCCTAACAGCGACAATTTCAGTGTTGGTATTCAAGCAAAAGTTAGATATACCTGCCATCATAGGGATTGTGCTTATCGTATCAGGCGTATTTGTAATGAATTTTTTCTCGAAAAGTTTAAGTCACTAA
- a CDS encoding pentapeptide repeat-containing protein, with protein sequence MEETVVHTNKTFSGIDYSEKKLRNREFVQCEFVSCDFTKSDLKGNDFEDCTFRQCNFSMVDVDETGFRNAKFIGCKMLGVDFTRCSKFAFSFSFTDCHLDYSNFFGTKLKKTIFKNCTLKDVEFTEADLTASEFLACDLTSARFSNTNLEKADFRTAINFAIDPDDNKLKKAKFSALNLDGLLYKHNLDIDYNN encoded by the coding sequence ATGGAAGAAACAGTTGTTCACACCAACAAAACATTTTCAGGTATTGATTATTCAGAAAAAAAATTAAGAAACAGAGAGTTCGTACAATGTGAATTTGTAAGTTGTGATTTTACCAAGAGCGATTTAAAGGGAAATGATTTTGAGGATTGCACATTTAGACAATGTAATTTTTCAATGGTTGACGTGGATGAAACCGGATTTAGAAATGCAAAGTTCATTGGCTGTAAAATGCTTGGTGTGGATTTTACAAGGTGTAGCAAGTTCGCATTTTCCTTTTCGTTTACCGACTGCCATTTAGATTACAGTAATTTCTTTGGAACAAAGTTGAAAAAGACCATCTTTAAAAATTGTACATTGAAAGACGTGGAGTTTACCGAAGCCGACCTGACTGCTTCAGAATTTTTGGCTTGCGATCTTACTTCTGCGAGGTTTTCCAATACCAATCTTGAAAAAGCAGATTTTAGAACAGCCATAAATTTTGCTATAGATCCTGATGATAACAAGCTTAAAAAGGCAAAATTCTCCGCATTAAATTTGGATGGTTTATTATACAAACACAATCTGGACATTGATTATAACAACTAA
- a CDS encoding site-specific integrase, which produces MATVSAKVFEHHKKADGTYNVKICVQHKRLRKYLDTTHFVVRKQLSKDFKVKDPFIAEKIEKQLRDYRKMISELDDRLDYFTAESLRDYLRDKDEDIDFIKFCDQYIERTRKEGRTGTANNHRKIRNSLVDYFNRSAVSIKEINSNMLMTYERYMRSERTMTRINQLGNEVTTKEKGLSDSGLHNQMRDLRTLFNAAREHYNNEDIGIYRIKHYPFKKYKVGSPPLTKKRNNTLEQVLTIRDCVTTPGSRAELAKELYMLSFYLCGINAVDLYQITERDVRNGRLDYNRSKTQGKRKDNAFISIKIVDEAKPLLEKYLGKLRERYSSVNALNWALCKGMEQLRKLTGIPELTLYWARHTFANTARNDCRMSKDDVALALNHVDEGNRTTDIYIAKDWKIVDDVQRKVIAQLRKVEIKVMKKIQKEKKRSTSLPNEHNRITWGLTPCNSF; this is translated from the coding sequence AATTAAGCAAAGACTTTAAAGTCAAAGATCCGTTTATCGCTGAAAAGATCGAGAAGCAGCTAAGGGATTATCGAAAGATGATCAGCGAACTCGACGACCGACTGGATTATTTTACTGCTGAATCCCTACGTGATTACCTACGTGATAAGGATGAGGACATTGACTTCATTAAGTTTTGTGACCAATACATCGAACGTACAAGAAAAGAGGGCCGAACCGGAACCGCAAACAACCACCGGAAAATCCGCAACAGTTTGGTCGATTATTTCAACCGATCGGCCGTATCCATCAAGGAAATTAATTCCAATATGCTGATGACATACGAACGTTACATGCGATCAGAAAGGACAATGACCCGGATAAATCAATTAGGAAATGAGGTCACCACGAAAGAAAAAGGATTATCCGATAGCGGTCTGCACAACCAGATGCGTGACCTGCGTACTTTGTTCAATGCCGCAAGGGAACATTATAACAACGAAGACATCGGAATATACCGCATCAAGCATTATCCATTCAAGAAATACAAGGTTGGTTCCCCACCCCTCACCAAGAAAAGGAACAATACACTTGAACAAGTATTGACTATTCGGGATTGTGTAACCACCCCTGGAAGCCGTGCGGAATTGGCAAAGGAACTTTATATGCTTTCGTTCTACCTCTGTGGCATAAATGCCGTAGACCTGTATCAAATAACGGAACGTGATGTTAGAAACGGACGTTTAGACTATAACCGTTCCAAGACACAGGGAAAACGTAAGGACAATGCCTTTATCAGTATTAAGATTGTCGATGAAGCCAAGCCTTTGTTGGAAAAATATTTAGGGAAATTACGTGAGCGCTATTCAAGTGTCAACGCCCTTAATTGGGCATTATGTAAAGGCATGGAGCAACTACGAAAGTTGACTGGCATACCCGAACTTACTTTGTATTGGGCAAGACACACATTTGCGAACACAGCAAGGAATGATTGTCGTATGAGCAAAGACGACGTAGCTCTTGCACTCAATCACGTTGACGAAGGCAATCGTACTACGGACATCTATATCGCCAAAGATTGGAAGATTGTGGACGACGTACAGCGGAAAGTCATTGCGCAGCTTAGAAAAGTTGAAATCAAGGTGATGAAGAAAATACAAAAAGAGAAAAAAAGGAGCACATCGCTGCCTAATGAACATAACCGAATTACATGGGGATTAACCCCGTGTAATTCTTTTTGA